The following coding sequences lie in one Loxodonta africana isolate mLoxAfr1 chromosome X, mLoxAfr1.hap2, whole genome shotgun sequence genomic window:
- the LOC135228858 gene encoding splicing factor 3A subunit 2-like, translating into MMLQVIHPSTYPPIHISIFPFTYLSVHLPIHLSIHPPIHPSTLPPTHPSTHPPIHPSTYPLIHPPIHPSFHPSILPTIHPSTHPPLHPSIHPPLHPPTPPPPTYPPNHPLTHPSTHPSIYISTHIHSSTHPFIHPSIPPSVHLSIHLPTHPPIHPSTHPSIHPPIHPSTYPLIHPPIHPSFHPSIHPSTPPPTHPSIHLHIHSSTHPFIHPSIPPSVHPSIRPSVHPPTHPSIHPSTHPSIHPPIHLHIHSSTHPFVHPSIHPSIHPSIHPSSIIHASTHRSIHYFLRLDDRPHAYPGFHT; encoded by the exons ATGATGCTGCAAG tcatccatccatctacctatccACCAATCCATATATCCATCTTTCCATTCACATATCTATCTGTTCACCTACCTATCcacttatccatccatccacccatccacccatccaccctcccacccacccatccatccacccacccacccatccatccatctacatatccactcatccacccacccattcatccatccttccatccatccattcttccaaccatccatccatccacacatccacccctccacccctccatccacccacccctccacccacccacccctccaccacccacctacccacccaaccatccactcacccacccatccacccatccatccatctacatatccactc atatccactcatccacccacccattcatccatccctccatccctccatctgtccatctgtccatccacctacccacccacccacccatccacccatccacccacccatccatccacccacccatccatccatctacatatccactcatccacccacccattcatccatccttccatccctccatccacccctccacccctccacccacccacccatccatccatctacatatccactcatccacccacccattcatccatccctCGATCCctccatctgtccatccgtccatccgtccatctgtccatccacctacccacccatccatccacccatccacccacccatccatccacccacccatccatctacatatccactcatccacccacccattcgtccatccttccatccatccatccattcatccatctatccacccatcatCCATCATCCATGCATCCACCCACCGATCCATCCATTACTTTCTGAGATTGGATGATCGCCCTCACGCGTATCCAGGCTTTCATACCTGA